The region ATGTCTTGCCTTTGCTTCCTTCATAATCTCTATGAATGCCTCATAATCCTTGTCCTTGTGAAAAACTTCCTGCTTTCCGTTACCCCTGTTGGTAATGTGATATATAAATCTATCAGCTAATCCTCTAACAACTCTCGGCATTGCTTATGTCTATCCTTTACATTAAAAAAGTAGCCTGTCCCCTTTTCTCCTTTTTTTCTTCTATTTTCTTTGAACATAACCATGGCATTCCTCCATTTTAGATAACTAATACAAACGCATTAAATGTCTTTACCTTGTCATTGCGAGGGCTTTAGCCCGTGGCAATCTCACCATACAAGTCTTTCCATCCTGGATTCATGCCTTCAATTAACTGAATCTTGTTTTTCCTCGGGCCTGCTTTTATCTGTTTTTCTCTTGTGATGGCATTTTCCGGATCGTCAAATACTGCGTAATAAACCAATTTATCGATATTGTACTTCTTCGTAAATCCCTCTGCAATCTTTTGTTTATGCTCATATACCCTTTTTATCAAATCTCCTGTAATACCCGTATACAAAACCGTATTTCTTTTATTAGTCATTATGTATACGTAATATTGCTTGCTCACGGGATTGCTTCGGCTCCGCCTCGCAATGACATTTTACTTATTGCGTTTGTATTATTTTCTTGCTTTTAAAAAGGCTAAATCAGCCTCGACCATCATCTTAACTAATTCCTCGAATTTTACCTTTGGCTTCCAACCAAACTTTTTTCTTGCTTTACTGAAATCACCTCTGAGTAAATAAACTTCAGAGGGTCGATAAAAAGTTTTATCAATAATCACATGGTTTTGCCACTTAAGACCAACACAATTAAATGCTAATTTCACAAATTCCTTCACCGAATACGTTTCACCAGTAGCGATTACGTAGTCATCAGGGTCATTTTGCTGAAGCATAAGCCACATTGCCTTTACATAATCTCCGGCAAAACCCCAATCTCTTTTTGCTTTTAAATTCCCCAATCTTAATTCTTTAGCCAATCCCATTTTAATTCTCGCAGCCGCATTGGCTATCTTTCTAGTTACAAATTCAAAACCGCGACGTGGTGATTCGTGGTTAAAAAGAATTCCGTTACAAGCAAAAATGCCGTAGGCTTCGCGGTAATTGCGCGTTAAATCAAATCCGGCTACCTTTGATATTCCATAAGGAGAACGGGGGTGGAAGGGTGTGTTTTCATTCTGAGGAGTTTCTTTGACATGGCCGAACTGCTCACTACTTGCCGCAAAATAAAACCGACATTTGGGAGCTTTTTCTTTAACCGCTGACAGCACAAAATGCGTTCCATTAATATTAGTACTAATCGTAGAAAATTCATCTTCAAAAGAATAACTCACAAAACTCTGAGCGGCTAAATGATAACATTCATCAGGTTTTGTCTCTTCCACTATTTTGAATATACTTGCATAGCTCTCCATAGACCCGGGATGCAGGACAATTTTATCTAAAAGATGCCTTATGCGCCACAATCTATGCTCGGAGTCTTCAAGAGCTACTCTCCTGACAATGCCATGCACTTCGTATCCTTTTGATAATAAAAATTCAGCCAGATATGAA is a window of bacterium Unc6 DNA encoding:
- a CDS encoding excinuclease ABC subunit C, coding for MSKQYYVYIMTNKRNTVLYTGITGDLIKRVYEHKQKIAEGFTKKYNIDKLVYYAVFDDPENAITREKQIKAGPRKNKIQLIEGMNPGWKDLYGEIATG
- a CDS encoding transposase, producing MPRVVRGLADRFIYHITNRGNGKQEVFHKDKDYEAFIEIMKEAKARH
- a CDS encoding GDP-mannose 4,6-dehydratase, with the protein product MKKALITGITGQDGSYLAEFLLSKGYEVHGIVRRVALEDSEHRLWRIRHLLDKIVLHPGSMESYASIFKIVEETKPDECYHLAAQSFVSYSFEDEFSTISTNINGTHFVLSAVKEKAPKCRFYFAASSEQFGHVKETPQNENTPFHPRSPYGISKVAGFDLTRNYREAYGIFACNGILFNHESPRRGFEFVTRKIANAAARIKMGLAKELRLGNLKAKRDWGFAGDYVKAMWLMLQQNDPDDYVIATGETYSVKEFVKLAFNCVGLKWQNHVIIDKTFYRPSEVYLLRGDFSKARKKFGWKPKVKFEELVKMMVEADLAFLKARK